The segment TATCCGTATCATCAAAATCGACGTTGATACACATCAGAGCCTTTCGCGGCAATATCAGATTCAGTCTGTTCCTACCCTCATGCTGTTTCGCAAAGGTGAAGCGCTCTGGCGGACAAGCGGCGCGATGCCGAAAGCTGAACTACTATCCAGCCTCGATCCTTTCTTGAAATAACACTTATATGCCAGAAACGACAATGAACGAAGATATTACCCTGCGCGATGTAGCCGATTATCTCGATAGCATCGGCATTCAGTTTATGGCTACCATCGGTCTGGATGGCAAGCCGAAAGTACGCCCCATGCAATACATGGTTTTGGAAGACGGGAAATTGTGGTTCTGTACCAATGCAAAGAAGGAGGTATATGCTGAACTCCAGGCCAATCCATCTCTCGAACTCTGCGGATGCAAGCTGGAGGAAAACGAGATCCAGACACCTTGGATCCGCTTTTCAGCCGAAGCCGTCTTTGAAGAACGCCAGGACATCCGGGATGCCATCATCGAGAAGAGCGCCATCGTACACGAGCTCTATAAGGATATGCGCAACAACCCCATCTTCAAGGTATTTTATTTGAAGAACATCGACGGATGGATGACCAACTTAGGCCATGTGAAAGGGCTGGAACAGAAAGCTGAATTTGCCAGACCCGTCCATTTCCGGTTCTGAAAAAGAACTATATGACAAGAAAAGATAAGATAATCTCGTTTGCATGGCAACATGGGCTGCTGTTCATAGCCCTTTACATCATGACGTTAGGTATTTCCCTCTGCGTTAAAAGCATGTTGGGAGCCAGTGTCATCAGTGTATTGCCCTACGTGTTTCATGATGCGGGAACAAGCGGACTGACTCCGGCCCTGAGTATCGGACAATATACTTTCCTGATGAATGCCCTGCTGGTAGTTGGCCAGATAAGTGTACTTCGCCGAAAGTTCGATCCGGTTCAGCTCTTCCAGCTGCTTGTCGGTTTTGTGTTCGGAATGCTGATCGATCTGAACCTCTTCCTTATCTCCTGGCTGCAACCGGAAGCGATCTGGGAGAAAGCCGTCGCCCAACTGGCCGGATGCACGGTTTTAGCTGTCGGCGTCGCACTCGAAGTGAGATGCGGAAGTGTCACTATGCCAGGAGAAGGGTTTCCCGTTGCCCTCAGCCATGTGACAGGCATCGAATTCCCGAAAGTCAAGATTGCAGTCGATGTCTCGCTTGTACTTTTAGGTGTTGTCTGCAGTTACATCTTTTTCGGGAAATGGCAATGGCACATCATCGGGCCGGGTACGCTGTTTGCCATGTATTATGTGGGATGGACCGTGCGTATTGTCAGTCATCACCTGCACTGGTTCGACCGCCTGCTCAGATACCGGCCAGGCTTCCGGAGATATATTTACGGACTGGCGAGGTATATTTACCGGAAATAGTTATGAAAAATGACAAATATGGAAAAAGAACTCATTGACTCTTGCCCCAAACTGATTGAGTACATCGAAGAGGTCGGTTTTCTGCCTCTGCTGCCGATGGGAATCGCCGGATGGTCGGCCGAAGAAGTAACCGACGAAGATTGCCATTATACCCAACTGCCCGATGGCGGATGGGAATGGCCGCTTTGGGAATGGAAAGGCTCTATCCTGCAGGAAAGTGGCTGCGCATACGGCAAGTTCTTTAACGGCAAGGCGGCATTCATCAGCCGCGAATGGTGGCCCGACTTCTGCAATTATCGCCGGAGCATCTTTCCTTATCCGGAAGAAGGAAGCATTGAAGAGACCATTCTCTTCACCCTGAAACACAACGGCAGCCTGATTACAAGGGAACTGCGTGCGGCCTGCGGCTTCACGGGGCCGAAGATGCGAAGCCGTTTCGACGCGTACGTCACCCGGCTGGAAATGGGCAGTTATGTGGTTACAGAAGACTTTGTCTATCCGCGCGACCGCCACGGACGGGAATATGGTTGGGGCTGGTCACTGCTCACCACGCCCGAAACGCTGTTTGGACGCGAAGCCTGTCATCCCGACCGTTCTCCGCAGGAATCGCGTGAACGGATACTCGGCCAGCTCCGGAAGATCCTGCCGAACGAACCAGAGAAAGTATTTGCGGCTTTACTGAAATAAATCTACAGAAACGCCGTCAGCAACGGAATACTCAACACTGAGAGCAAGGTGGTCAGGAATGTGCCTTCAGCCATGATGATCTCACCCCGCTGATACTGGATGCAGAACAAGGTTCCATACGAAGCCACCGGCATGGCGGCCAACACGACATTGATATTGGCAATAGCCTCGTCGACCTGACAAAGCCTTGAGAGATAAAGTATAACCAGCGGAATCAGTATCAGGCGCAAGGCCGACATCAGATAGATGGCCACATTGCCGAACATCCGGCGGATGGGAACCTGGGCAATCGACGAACCGATAATCAGCAGGGCAGCCGGCACGGTGACGTTTCCGAGCAGGATAAACGGAGTACTGATGACACGGGGCGGAACCCAGCCTGTCACCACAATCAGAATGGACAGATATGATGCTATCATGGGCGGACAATAAAGCGTGCTCCAGTCGAAACGCATCTTGCCCTCACCTCCCGAGATGAACAAGGTTCCGAACACGAAGATCAGCAGCGTACTGGGAAAGTTGAGGATGCTGGCGTAGAACACCGCACTGGCTCCGAAAATGGAAGCCACGATCGGATAACCGATGAAACCCACATTACCAAAAGCCAGCATGAAACTGTAGATACCCCGTTCCGACGGTTTGACGGGTAAGTAACGCGGGAGCAGGAATCCGGCCCCAATCAGAATGACATAAGTGAAAAAGCCCACCACAAGCAGGGGAAGAATCAGCTCCTTGTCGGGGAGCGTGTCGCCCATCACCGACGAAAGGATCAGGCTGGGACACGTCACGTTAATAACAACTCTCGAAAGTTTGCGGTCGAAATCCGCATCCATCATCTTCTTCTTACTCAAATAATAACCGACGATTACCAGAATAAACAGGATAATCATCTGTGTAACGATTGCATCCATTGTTATCTTCTTACCTTAAAAAATCGCGCAAAGATAGTGAATGCCGGGCGCAGAGACAAACGAAAATGAAGTTTTCAGGTTTGCCATACCGATAGTTTCACATGGGGTATTCATGATTGATGTAAGATCGCATTCTTCCTTTTCTTTCTTTTTCATTCTGTTACTCCTTTTAGGTATAACAGTATTTTAGGACTAGACAAATTCAGTGCCTATCCGAATAATATCGTTCCTTCTTCCGTGTCTAATACACTTTCATAACATTTTGATTTGTTCAACTTTTTTCAGCCCAAGGCCCAGCTATCTGTGAGATATCAAACTTACCGTCCATGTCACGAACCTGGATTTTGCCTGTAAGGATTTGGAAAAAGAAATTACGGATATTTTCTACTGTTAAAGGAATACTTTTCCCATTATCTGTTTCTAAATCATAAGTCTTAAGCAGCTGTGTACCAAGGCTGGCAGCTGTCAACAGAAAATGATTTTGGAATTTGTCTGTATCCAAAAGGTCTGCCGCAAGAACCTTCCCTACCACTGTATAGCTTCGAAGAGTCTTCTGGACATCCTTATTCACCAGTTTACTCTTCACTTCGTCTGCTTCAAGATTTATTTCTATTCTTCCGGAATCTGCAGCTTCAGGCTTTCCACGGTATAATGAACCAAGATCGGCAAGACTGAGATTATAGAGTTTGGAATTAGCAGCTGAATAAATTCTTTCTATGGAGAAAGCACTAGGCAACAACAGATTAACTATTTCGGAGATTTTCACAATTGGCGCATTGAATGTTCCCACTATAGAATTCCTCAAATTAAGCTCCTGTGTAGCAAATACGCCACCTATCACCACACAATTTTCAAGTACTATATCGTCGGCATATAGACTTCCCGCCACAAAAGCATTGTTCAAAGATATAGATTTGGCATTTATATCTGAATAAAACATCAATTTGCAATTAGAAGCCCTGGAGACCACGGAATTGGCAGAACCGACACATTTTTTGAATTCAATCTTACCTTTTGCGTCAGAATTGACATACAGCTCATGCTGTGCAAATACCGAACCCTGTATATCAAGATCACCTTCACGAACTTCAAGACGATATGCATATACCGGTCCCTCTACGACATTATTCCCTTTGAAAATAATGTTTCGGTTCAGTTCCGCAATCTTTTCCGGCAGGATAGATCCTCTTACTAAGTTATCCTGCAACATTATATCTGTTTCGTTAAAACGAATTTCTTTCAGTTCTTTCATAAATTATAACATTTTAATGAGATTATTGTTGAACATACGTACCATACAGTCTCTTACACGCACTTGATGGACATCGGAAGTTTGATATTTGCTGCTTAGTTCTGCATTAAAACTAAGCTTTATCTGTTCGGCATTATCGCCAAAAAAGTCCTTCCAATTTTCCATGTTATTAAAACTTTCGAGAAGTAGTTTTTCGTTAATGGTACCAATCGTCTGCGGATGATATACCTTTCTGTCAATACGGTTGTCATTACCATTTATCTCGATGTAACACACAGGGATATAATATACAGCATCCATTTTCTCATTGTGGATACTGTTATGCAGGATATTGTCAGTCTTTCTCTGTTTGTCAAGGAAAGCATTTACAACTCCTATAGTTCTTAAAGCACTTTTCTTTGCTACTGATGCACTTATCATTGCTTCTACTCTGCTACTTTCGGCTCCTGACACAGCTACGGTACTTACCATGTCACTACTAAGCGTATGATACGAACTCTTGTCGCTTTCCTGCTTGAACAGGAATGCAGGCTTGTCGAGTTCATATATACGATTCTTCAATTCGTTGTTCAGGTCAGTAAATATCTTAAGATACTGTCCGGTGAGTCTCTGATAGTCATTTTGCATCTGCCGCTGTTTTTCAACACATCGTTTTGACAGGGCATTGAGGTGAAGTAATGTAGCATCAATTCTGTTCTTCAGCTCCACTATCTGCTGGCTTATCTCAGAGCGTACAGTTTTGAAGAAACCATTTATAATGGTATCTCCCACCTGCATTGCCTTGTCGCGGATGGAAGCGGTCTGAGCAGCTTCTGTTGCCACTACAGAACCGGTAAGTACTCCTACCGTATTGTTGCATTCACCTACACTGTTGTCAAAAGCAGAAGTGTCAACTTCTACATTAACATGAACATCCTCATATACGGTACCGCTAAATGGAACTGAGCCGCCATCCTTAGATGGTGGATAATGCACTGTACCGGAATAATGCATGGCTATTCTTTTGGAAAATGATCGACTATAACTCATGCTGCTTTATTTTATGGTTTGGACATTATTTGAGGAAAAGAGTTTATTTGCCATATCCTTTACTCGCTGCGGGGCTGATGATGAGGACAAATATTTGCTAAATTCACTCTTAATCTCGTTACTCAACGATTCTTCCTGCCAATCGAATTTCATCGCTACCATACTAATCGCCGAGCAAATACTTTCCTGAGCCTTTCCACTAAGACCTTCAGAAGGAGGAATTACATCAAGACGGGTATTCCCGTATTTGTCATACCTTGATTCGCTGATGATTACTGGCACCATCAAACAAGCATCTTTTTCTAAAGATGATGTATTCAGAAGGATTTTCTGAGTCAGTTCATCCTGCTTTTTCATATCCATCAGAAACCTTGACATGGAATCTATCACTCTCATTCCCTGAAACTTCATGTTGGAAGTAAGTATCTTCTGGCTTATTGACAGTGATTCTTTCTGCGACGTGGGTACCGTGGCTGTCATGTGTTTTTTCCTATTGGATATGGTATTAATGTCTTTCATCGCAAATTCCATGATAGGCTTGTCAAGTTCGTAAACACGCTGCTCAAGGTTCTTGTTAAGCCCATTGAAGAGTTTGATATATCTCTGTGATATCATTCCATAGTCTCTTTCCATTCGTTCCTTAATGGAAAGCAACTGTTTGCGAAGCTGGTTCAGCTTCATGATATGGGAATCCACCTCGCTCTGCAATTTAGCTATTTTCTGTGATATCTGCGAATGTATCAGCGTATAAAAACCTTTGTTTACATTTCTGCATACATGGTCGGCTGCATTTTGCTCTGCCTTGATCACGGCAGCTTTCATTCCAACAATGGCGACTGTTGTTCCCTGAATATTTCTTGACACCGATCTCATTTCGTTTGCCATCGGATTGGTGTCTATCAAACAATCTATTCGTGCCATGATTCAAGTGTTTAATCGTTATTTTCTTCTTTCGACGCAGAATAATCTACAGGCTTTTCACCATCAATTGTACATTCCGCTGCTTCGGATTTTTCGGTATCATTTTCAGCACCATCCTTAGATGCCTCAAGCTCTTCAAGTACATTTCTTGCCATTGCAGGGAGGTTGAGTGATATATGTTCGAAAGTGATATCTTCCACATTAGGGCGAGGGAGAAGCTCAGATGTTTTAGCCAACAACGGGTTAACTTCGGCCAACAACTTGCGCCTTTCGTCCAGGTTATGGATCTCGCTTGCGGCAACTGCCACCTCGTTTGAATATCCATCGCGAAGTTTCGCATCGTAGTATTCCACGTGGCCGAACTTCTCTGCCTTCATGTCTATGTCTTCCTTCAGGCGTTCCATATAATCCTCGAAACTTGCCTGGGTATTCTGGAATTCTTGTGACTGGAGTTCAAACGCCGCAAGTGTTTCTTCTGTATTGTCCACTACATTTACCACTGTGCTGTCAAGCTCTCCGTTTGACTTAGCCATGCTGTCTTCTGTACGTTTCAATGAAATGAGTGTATTGTATGATGCCACATATTCTCGTAAGCTTTCCTGCATCAGATTTATAATTTCAGAACTTTCAGCACGATTCGCTCTATAAAAAGCGTCCGTATCCTGATGCCACTTGTTGAGGTAATCTATCTTCTGGTCCTTGATATGATTGTAAATCTTAAGACGTTCTATCCTATTCTCCATCATAAGGTTCTGCACTACAGGAGCTACAATTTCTTCATAAATCTGATGGACGCCAAAAGGCATGTTCGTTGTACTTCCATCTTCAGCTGTCCACATACCTGTTAACAAGTTAAACTTCACACGTGAACTCTGCTTCAATTTAAACGGCTCATAATTCTGTATATCCTCTCCGTAATCAAATTTCTCGTTTCTGATACGTTCAATCTCGTCAAATTCCAACATGGGGGAATAATGGTTATAAGGGGCCTTCAGTATATTGAAAAGAAGTTTGTTGGACTCAAATACAACTTTATCAACCGAAGCTATTTTCAATGCAGATACAGCCTGTACGGAATTAGCCATTGTCATCATAAGCGACTTCAACACGTCCTCAAACTGCTGAGTCTT is part of the Parabacteroides sp. AD58 genome and harbors:
- the trxA gene encoding thioredoxin — translated: METFYDVIAGDQLVLVDFFATWCQPCKMMHPVLKQVKDVLGDRIRIIKIDVDTHQSLSRQYQIQSVPTLMLFRKGEALWRTSGAMPKAELLSSLDPFLK
- a CDS encoding pyridoxamine 5'-phosphate oxidase family protein, with amino-acid sequence MPETTMNEDITLRDVADYLDSIGIQFMATIGLDGKPKVRPMQYMVLEDGKLWFCTNAKKEVYAELQANPSLELCGCKLEENEIQTPWIRFSAEAVFEERQDIRDAIIEKSAIVHELYKDMRNNPIFKVFYLKNIDGWMTNLGHVKGLEQKAEFARPVHFRF
- a CDS encoding YczE/YyaS/YitT family protein; translation: MTRKDKIISFAWQHGLLFIALYIMTLGISLCVKSMLGASVISVLPYVFHDAGTSGLTPALSIGQYTFLMNALLVVGQISVLRRKFDPVQLFQLLVGFVFGMLIDLNLFLISWLQPEAIWEKAVAQLAGCTVLAVGVALEVRCGSVTMPGEGFPVALSHVTGIEFPKVKIAVDVSLVLLGVVCSYIFFGKWQWHIIGPGTLFAMYYVGWTVRIVSHHLHWFDRLLRYRPGFRRYIYGLARYIYRK
- a CDS encoding AlkZ-related protein, translated to MEKELIDSCPKLIEYIEEVGFLPLLPMGIAGWSAEEVTDEDCHYTQLPDGGWEWPLWEWKGSILQESGCAYGKFFNGKAAFISREWWPDFCNYRRSIFPYPEEGSIEETILFTLKHNGSLITRELRAACGFTGPKMRSRFDAYVTRLEMGSYVVTEDFVYPRDRHGREYGWGWSLLTTPETLFGREACHPDRSPQESRERILGQLRKILPNEPEKVFAALLK
- a CDS encoding AEC family transporter translates to MDAIVTQMIILFILVIVGYYLSKKKMMDADFDRKLSRVVINVTCPSLILSSVMGDTLPDKELILPLLVVGFFTYVILIGAGFLLPRYLPVKPSERGIYSFMLAFGNVGFIGYPIVASIFGASAVFYASILNFPSTLLIFVFGTLFISGGEGKMRFDWSTLYCPPMIASYLSILIVVTGWVPPRVISTPFILLGNVTVPAALLIIGSSIAQVPIRRMFGNVAIYLMSALRLILIPLVILYLSRLCQVDEAIANINVVLAAMPVASYGTLFCIQYQRGEIIMAEGTFLTTLLSVLSIPLLTAFL